Proteins found in one Toxotes jaculatrix isolate fToxJac2 chromosome 18, fToxJac2.pri, whole genome shotgun sequence genomic segment:
- the btbd17b gene encoding BTB/POZ domain-containing protein 17, with protein sequence MVRSYEQGIPAWVYVGTLLLFIHFHSVTVRGAALKQEAALDNGATVLNHSMSLVQRMETLLAMGNGSDVTLRVQTINTDEVKVIQAHSLVLSLQSDVFEEMLLSRNNSAVVLRETPDCAAVFDKFVRYLYCGDISVRLDQATSLHKLASKYHVWGLQQGLTQYMTQHLSSDSPAGHVIGWYNYALQIGDMALRDSCLQYLSWNLSSVLQSGEWGSISEDLLLSLLQRSDLILQSELELYEALEAWISQNQPVGTTVESALRAVRYGMIPPQHLFRLQKQSALMLKYYESIRDLLYLAFQFHSASPIQLAKYFDVNCSIFTPRNYLSPSWGSPWIINNPTRDDRSFSFQTQLGPSGHDSSKRVTWNALFSPRWLPLSARSTYTELGAMQPTRTEGGRPRIIVTPATSSPDFAGVSFQKTVIVIAKQQGKVVVRHVYNFHQSTEEAGDFLVDADLQRRASEYLIDSSLYLHIVIKPLYHTLLVARK encoded by the exons ctgctctgaaacAGGAGGCAGCATTGGACAATGGGGCCACGGTGCTGAATCACTCCATGAGTTTGGTGCAGCGCATGGAGACCTTGCTGGCCATGGGGAACGGCAGTGATGTCACTCTCCGGGTGCAGACCATCAACACGGATGAGGTGAAGGTGATTCAGGCCCACAGCCTGGTCCTCTCCCTGCAGAGTGACGTGTTTGAGGAAATGCTGCTCAGCCGCAATAACAGTGCTGTGGTTTTGAGGGAAACGCCAGACTGTGCAGCTGTCTTTGACAAGTTTGTCAG GTATCTGTACTGTGGTGACATCTCAGTGCGACTTGATCAGGCCACTTCTCTGCATAAGCTCGCAAGCAAGTATCATGTGTGGGGCTTGCAGCAGGGTCTGACCCAATATATGACCCAGCATCTGTCTAGTGATTCCCCTGCGGGCCATGTGATTGGTTGGTACAACTATGCTCTACAAATTGGGGACATGGCCCTGCGGGACAGCTGCCTGCAGTACCTGTCCTGGAACCTGTCTTCTGTGCTGCAGAGTGGAGAATGGGGCTCCATCAGCGAAGACCTGCTCCTCTCCTTGCTCCAGCGCTCTGACCTCATTCTTCAGAGCGAGCTGGAGCTCTATGAGGCACTGGAGGCCTGGATTAGCCAGAACCAGCCTGTTGGTACGACAGTGGAGAGTGCCCTAAGGGCTGTTCGATATGGCATGATCCCCCCTCAGCATCTCTTCCGTCTTCAGAAGCAATCTGCCCTCATGCTGAAGTATTACGAGTCCATCCGTGATCTCCTCTATCTAGCATTCCAATTTCACTCTGCCTCCCCTATCCAGCTGGCCAAGTACTTTGATGTCAACTGCAGTATTTTCACTCCCCGTAACTACCTGTCCCCCTCCTGGGGTTCCCCTTGGATCATCAATAACCCCACTCGTGATGACCGCAGTTTCAGCTTCCAGACCCAGCTCGGGCCCAGCGGACATGACTCCAGTAAGAGAGTGACATGGAACGCCCTTTTCTCCCCTCGCTGGCTCCCACTCAGTGCCAGGTCAACCTATACTGAGCTCGGTGCCATGCAGCCCACCCGCACAGAGGGAGGCCGACCTCGCATTATTGTAACACCTGCCACTTCTAGTCCAGATTTTGCCGGTGTGAGTTTCCAGAAGACAGTGATTGTTATAGCAAAACAGCAAGGGAAAGTGGTGGTTCGCCATGTCTATAACTTCCATCAAAGCACAGAGGAGGCCGGGGATTTCCTGGTGGATGCTGACCTGCAGCGCCGTGCATCAGAATACCTAATTGACAGCTCCCTCTATCTGCACATTGTAATAAAACCTCTCTACCATACCCTCCTTGTTGCTAGGAAGTAA
- the LOC121198843 gene encoding dual specificity mitogen-activated protein kinase kinase 6-like gives MSLSKGGKKKNPGLKLAKEVFAQPTPAAAAPPRDLDSKACVTIGDQNFVVKADDLEQIAELGRGAYGVVDKMKHVPSGVIMAVKRIRATVNTLEQKRLLMDLDISMRTVDCFYTVTFYGALFREGDVWICMELMDTSLDKFYKKVIDKGKTIPEDILGKITVAIVKALEHLHSNLSVIHRDVKPSNVLINTQGQVKMCDFGISGHLVDSVAKTLDAGCKPYMAPERINPDLNQKGYSVKSDIWSLGITMIELAILKFPYDSWGTPFQQLKQVVDEPSPQLPADRFSPDFVDFISQCLRKKPNERPAYTELMKHPFFTLHDSKETDVASFVKVILDK, from the exons ATGTCTCTGTCTAAAGGAG ggaagaagaagaacccTGGGCTGAAGCTGGCCAAAGAAGTGTTTGCACAGCCCACACCAGCGGCAGCAGC GCCCCCTCGAGATCTCGACTCTAAAGCTTGCGTCACAATTGGAGATCAG AACTTTGTGGTGAAGGCTGATGACTTGGAGCAGATTGCAGAGCTGGGGAGGGGAGCGTACGGGGTGGTGGACAAGATGAAACATGTGCCCAGTGGTGTTATCATGGCTGTCAAG AGGATTCGTGCCACTGTCAACACTCTGGAGCAGAAGAGGCTTCTGATGGACCTGGACATTTCAATGAGGACAGTGGACTGCTTCTACACTGTCACCTTCTATGGCGCCCTCTTCAGAGAG GGGGATGTTTGGATCTGTATGGAGCTGATGGACACATCTCTGGATAAATTCTATAAGAAAGTCATTGATAAAGGCAAAACCATCCCAGAGGACATCTTGGGAAAGATCACAGTAGCA ATCGTCAAGGCATTAGAGCATCTGCACAGTAACCTTTCAGTGATACACAGAG ATGTGAAGCCCTCCAATGTTCTGATCAACACTCAGGGCCAAGTGAAAATGTGCGACTTCGGCATCAGCGGCCACCTGGTGGACTCTGTGGCCAAAACATTGGATGCAGGCTGCAAGCCCTACATGGCA CCTGAGCGGATCAACCCTGACCTCAACCAGAAAGGCTACAGTGTCAAATCGGACATATGGAGTCTTGGTATCACGATG ATTGAGCTGGCCATTTTGAAATTCCCCTATGACTCATGGGGCACCCCGTTCCAGCAGCTCAAACAGGTGGTGGATGAGCCGTCTCCACAGTTGCCTGCCGACCGTTTCTCCCCAGACTTTGTAGATTTCATCTCCCAGTG tttaagaaagaagccaaatGAGAGACCAGCTTATACAGAATTAATG AAACATCCGTTTTTCACCCTGCATGACTCCAAAGAGACAGACGTGGCCAGTTTTGTCAAGGTCATCCTGGATAAGTGA